One genomic window of Tenacibaculum tangerinum includes the following:
- the nqrE gene encoding NADH:ubiquinone reductase (Na(+)-transporting) subunit E — protein sequence MEHLELFFKSIFIDNMVFATFLGMCSYLAVSKKVSTAVGLGAAVIFVLAVTVPVNWLLDQYLLQPGALKWLGEEYADYDLSFLSFIMFIATIATMVQLVEIIVEKFAPALYNSLGIFLPLIAVNCAILGGSLFMQSREIPTLGLSFTYGVGSGIGWFLAILAIAAIREKIRYSSVPPALRGLGITFIITGLMAIGFMSFGGMLTGGDDAGKKEETATVKVEKKELEEKAVEKTEEKAKEIANNTKEITE from the coding sequence ATGGAACATTTAGAATTATTTTTCAAGTCGATATTTATAGATAACATGGTATTTGCTACCTTCTTAGGAATGTGTTCGTACCTTGCTGTATCTAAAAAAGTATCAACAGCTGTAGGTTTAGGAGCTGCCGTAATTTTTGTATTGGCAGTAACAGTTCCCGTAAACTGGTTGTTAGATCAGTATTTATTACAGCCTGGAGCCTTAAAATGGTTAGGAGAAGAGTACGCAGATTACGACTTAAGTTTCTTATCATTTATCATGTTTATTGCAACGATTGCAACCATGGTACAATTGGTAGAAATTATTGTTGAAAAATTCGCACCAGCATTGTATAACTCTTTAGGTATTTTCTTGCCGTTAATTGCAGTAAACTGCGCCATTTTAGGAGGGTCTTTATTCATGCAATCTCGTGAAATACCCACTTTAGGCTTATCATTTACCTACGGTGTAGGTTCAGGAATCGGATGGTTTTTAGCAATCTTAGCCATTGCAGCGATTCGTGAAAAAATCAGATATTCATCTGTGCCACCAGCACTAAGAGGCTTAGGAATTACCTTCATTATTACAGGGTTAATGGCTATCGGGTTTATGAGCTTCGGTGGAATGTTAACAGGAGGCGACGATGCAGGTAAAAAAGAAGAAACAGCCACTGTTAAAGTTGAAAAGAAAGAACTTGAAGAAAAGGCTGTTGAAAAGACTGAAGAGAAAGCAAAAGAAATAGCTAATAACACTAAAGAAATTACAGAATAA
- the nqrF gene encoding NADH:ubiquinone reductase (Na(+)-transporting) subunit F gives MIFLETSTGGTVAITVVAFLVVILVLVALLLFVKQKLAPSGPVKITINGEKTIEVASGGTLLSTLGNEKIFLPSACGGGGSCIQCECHVNSGGGEALPTETPHFTRKELQEGARLACQVKVKQDMDISIPEEIFGIKKWEATVVRNYNVASFIKEFVVEIPEDMNYKAGGYIQIEIPPCEVKFSDMDITAHPEEHETPDKFQLEWDKFKLWPLVMKNDETVERAYSMASYPAEGREIMLNVRIATPPFDRAKGGWMDVNPGIASSYVFSRKVGDKVTISGPYGEFFINESDAEMLYVGGGAGMAPMRSHLYHLFKTLKTGRKVSYWYGGRSKRELFYLDHFYQLEKDFPNFRFHIALSEPLPEDNWKVKDSIDDEGDGFVGFVHNCVIDNYLSKHDSPEDIELYFCGPPLMNKAVQKMGEDFGIPDENIRFDDFGG, from the coding sequence ATGATATTTTTAGAAACAAGTACAGGAGGAACAGTTGCTATAACAGTAGTAGCGTTTTTGGTAGTTATCTTAGTTTTAGTAGCCTTGTTATTATTTGTAAAGCAAAAGTTAGCACCATCTGGTCCCGTAAAAATTACCATTAACGGAGAAAAGACAATAGAAGTAGCTTCAGGAGGTACATTATTATCTACTTTAGGTAATGAAAAAATCTTCTTGCCATCAGCTTGTGGTGGAGGTGGATCTTGTATTCAATGTGAGTGTCATGTTAATTCAGGTGGTGGGGAAGCCTTACCAACAGAAACACCTCACTTTACGCGTAAAGAATTACAAGAAGGAGCTCGTTTAGCATGCCAGGTTAAGGTAAAACAAGACATGGATATTTCAATTCCAGAAGAAATTTTCGGAATTAAAAAATGGGAAGCTACCGTAGTACGTAACTATAATGTAGCCTCATTTATTAAAGAATTCGTAGTTGAGATTCCAGAAGATATGAACTACAAAGCAGGAGGATATATTCAAATTGAAATTCCACCATGCGAAGTAAAATTTTCTGATATGGACATAACCGCTCACCCAGAAGAACATGAAACTCCAGATAAGTTTCAATTGGAATGGGACAAGTTTAAGTTATGGCCATTAGTAATGAAAAACGATGAAACGGTAGAAAGAGCCTATTCGATGGCTTCTTACCCAGCAGAAGGTCGTGAAATTATGTTAAACGTTCGTATTGCAACTCCTCCTTTCGATAGAGCCAAAGGAGGTTGGATGGATGTAAACCCAGGAATCGCATCTTCATACGTATTCTCAAGAAAAGTAGGAGATAAAGTAACCATCTCTGGACCTTACGGAGAGTTTTTCATTAATGAATCAGATGCTGAAATGCTTTATGTAGGAGGTGGAGCTGGTATGGCTCCTATGCGTTCGCACTTATACCACTTGTTTAAAACATTAAAAACAGGAAGAAAAGTTTCGTACTGGTATGGAGGTCGTTCTAAGCGTGAATTATTTTACTTAGATCACTTTTATCAGTTAGAAAAAGACTTTCCAAATTTCCGATTCCATATTGCGTTATCAGAACCTTTACCAGAAGATAATTGGAAAGTAAAAGATAGTATTGACGATGAAGGCGATGGGTTTGTAGGATTTGTTCACAACTGTGTAATTGACAATTACTTGAGTAAGCACGATTCACCAGAAGATATTGAGTTGTATTTCTGTGGGCCGCCATTAATGAACAAAGCAGTACAAAAAATGGGTGAAGACTTTGGAATACCAGACGAAAACATTCGTTTTGATGACTTTGGAGGTTAA
- a CDS encoding Na(+)-translocating NADH-quinone reductase subunit F: MEIPKRLEQALIKLYNAFHNNELNPECCTACAVGNILDNQDSWKHLTNGHGSLELSYVGRVHQNLGRTFNGYTPFELLQIEKVFLEACGFTVPLCHYNPKPKNATNKETLFNGLCAVVSHLCALDNIPNVMDYSKIFEYEKDSPVYKFDVIYL; the protein is encoded by the coding sequence ATGGAAATACCTAAACGACTAGAACAAGCACTGATAAAGCTTTACAATGCTTTTCATAATAACGAATTGAATCCTGAATGCTGTACTGCTTGCGCGGTTGGAAATATTTTAGACAATCAAGATAGCTGGAAGCATTTAACTAATGGGCATGGTTCTTTAGAATTGAGTTATGTAGGCAGGGTGCATCAAAATTTAGGAAGGACTTTTAACGGTTACACTCCCTTTGAATTACTACAAATTGAAAAAGTTTTTTTAGAAGCCTGTGGGTTTACAGTGCCCTTATGTCATTACAACCCGAAACCTAAAAACGCTACAAATAAAGAAACACTGTTTAATGGTTTGTGCGCAGTGGTATCGCATTTATGTGCACTTGATAATATACCAAACGTTATGGACTATTCTAAAATTTTTGAATATGAAAAGGACAGTCCTGTGTATAAATTTGATGTTATCTACCTATAA
- a CDS encoding DEAD/DEAH box helicase encodes MTTFQDLDLSNPLRNAIEELGFVHPTPIQEESFPVIRSGKDMVGIAQTGTGKTFGYLLPILRDLKFSKQLHPRVLILVPTRELVVQVVEEIEKLAKYITLRTIGVYGGVNLNRHKEAVMQGADIIVATPGRLYDLAVSNVLKLKSIQKLVIDEVDVMLDLGFRFQLLNIFDLLPQRRQNIMFSATMTEDVEALIDDFFIAPHKIAIAVSGTPLENIQQISYDVPNFYTKVNLLNFLLEDKSEFSKVLVFAPNKRNADRLFDCVAEAYPSQACVIHSNKTQNYRLRSIEQFNKGEKRILIATDVIARGLDLEEVTHVINFNTPHFPENYMHRIGRTGRAERKGKAILFATEKELEAKQRIEELMDYEIPKLTIPEQVEIATELTEEERIKEDRELNKNRTSQEYIPGPAFHEKKEKNKKTNQGGSYRREIAKKYKKPKTRGDKNYNKRNKKRK; translated from the coding sequence ATGACAACTTTTCAAGATTTAGATTTATCAAATCCACTACGTAATGCTATTGAAGAATTGGGTTTTGTACACCCAACACCAATTCAAGAAGAATCTTTTCCAGTAATACGATCAGGAAAAGATATGGTAGGTATCGCACAAACAGGTACAGGAAAAACGTTTGGTTACTTACTACCCATACTCCGTGATTTAAAGTTTTCAAAACAACTACACCCTAGAGTATTAATTTTAGTACCTACACGAGAACTAGTAGTTCAAGTTGTTGAAGAAATTGAGAAATTGGCAAAGTACATTACACTAAGAACCATTGGTGTTTATGGGGGTGTAAATTTAAACCGTCATAAAGAAGCGGTAATGCAAGGGGCTGATATTATTGTGGCTACTCCCGGTCGTTTGTATGATTTGGCAGTAAGCAACGTGTTAAAACTAAAATCTATTCAGAAATTAGTGATTGATGAAGTAGACGTAATGCTCGATTTAGGATTTCGTTTTCAGCTATTAAACATCTTTGATTTGTTGCCGCAAAGACGTCAAAATATTATGTTCTCTGCAACGATGACAGAAGATGTTGAAGCATTGATTGATGATTTCTTTATTGCTCCTCACAAAATAGCCATTGCAGTCAGCGGAACACCTCTAGAGAATATTCAACAAATAAGCTACGATGTTCCGAATTTTTATACCAAAGTTAATTTATTGAATTTCTTACTAGAAGACAAATCAGAATTTTCTAAAGTACTTGTGTTTGCCCCCAATAAACGAAATGCAGATAGGTTGTTTGATTGCGTTGCAGAAGCGTATCCTTCGCAAGCCTGTGTAATTCACTCAAATAAAACACAAAATTATCGTTTGCGCTCTATAGAACAGTTCAATAAAGGAGAAAAGCGAATTTTAATAGCTACCGATGTAATTGCACGTGGATTGGATTTAGAAGAAGTTACCCATGTAATTAATTTTAACACACCTCATTTTCCTGAAAATTATATGCATAGAATTGGTCGAACAGGTCGCGCAGAACGTAAGGGAAAAGCAATTTTATTTGCTACTGAAAAAGAACTGGAAGCAAAGCAACGCATTGAAGAGTTGATGGATTACGAAATTCCGAAGTTAACTATTCCAGAACAAGTTGAAATAGCAACAGAATTAACAGAAGAAGAGCGTATAAAAGAAGACCGAGAACTAAATAAAAATAGAACTTCTCAAGAATATATACCCGGACCTGCTTTTCACGAGAAAAAAGAAAAAAACAAAAAAACAAACCAAGGAGGCTCCTACAGAAGAGAAATTGCTAAAAAGTACAAAAAACCCAAAACAAGAGGAGATAAGAATTATAACAAACGCAATAAAAAGCGAAAATAA
- a CDS encoding Na(+)-translocating NADH-quinone reductase subunit F, protein MQVLTEQELHNLGMNIVGKKLQEMGYEFIAVNSELKKHPQFVLYKKGEPTIFVLVKTTNNIQTPQEYDVLWMETFKKHAERQNAKVWYAGVGIANAESIELPIFKNKPYYVAFEDFVKIL, encoded by the coding sequence ATGCAAGTACTTACAGAACAAGAACTTCACAATTTGGGAATGAATATTGTGGGAAAGAAGCTACAAGAAATGGGGTACGAATTTATTGCAGTAAATAGTGAGTTAAAAAAACACCCACAATTTGTATTATACAAAAAAGGAGAACCAACCATTTTTGTATTGGTCAAAACAACCAACAATATTCAAACACCTCAAGAATACGATGTATTATGGATGGAAACTTTTAAAAAACATGCAGAAAGGCAAAATGCCAAAGTTTGGTACGCAGGTGTTGGTATAGCGAATGCAGAAAGTATAGAACTACCCATTTTCAAAAACAAACCGTATTATGTTGCTTTTGAAGATTTTGTGAAAATTTTATAA
- a CDS encoding response regulator transcription factor produces the protein MEKITVHIADNHQIVADGIKELLKYGNIKVVGVSNNGKELIKWCQNNQCDVIVLDISMQPMNGIEVLKYFKEKGIEHKVLE, from the coding sequence GTGGAGAAAATAACAGTACATATAGCGGATAATCATCAAATTGTTGCAGACGGTATCAAAGAATTGCTAAAGTATGGCAATATAAAAGTAGTAGGAGTTTCTAACAACGGTAAAGAGTTAATAAAATGGTGCCAGAATAATCAATGCGATGTAATCGTGTTAGATATATCTATGCAGCCCATGAATGGTATTGAGGTACTCAAATATTTTAAAGAAAAAGGAATTGAGCATAAAGTTCTTGAATAA
- a CDS encoding IS982 family transposase → MISDFKITEFFCLIDDFCAEINQVIDKNALETCSKIVRRRKPKLTQSEIITIMVLFHFSGFRCFKHFYIEYVSKHLSKEFPDLVSYNRFVELKKRCSVPMILFLQMHCLGQCTGISFLDSTTIKVCHYKREKQNKVFKNTAKKGKGTMGWFFGFKLHIIINEKGDIVDFLITQGNIDDRQPLKDKAFHNRVFGKIFADRGYVGKELFEQLFVDGIHLVTKIRKNMKNTLMHIYDKIMLRKRAVIESVNDILKNVCQIEHTRHRSFDNFILNLVAGLIAYSFYPTKPNINIDNLQRIG, encoded by the coding sequence ATGATTTCTGATTTTAAAATTACTGAATTTTTCTGTTTAATTGATGATTTTTGTGCCGAAATTAATCAAGTTATTGATAAAAATGCTTTAGAAACCTGTTCAAAGATAGTTAGACGAAGAAAGCCTAAACTCACCCAAAGTGAAATAATCACAATTATGGTGCTTTTCCATTTTAGTGGTTTTAGGTGTTTTAAACACTTTTATATCGAATATGTTAGCAAACACTTGTCAAAAGAATTTCCAGATTTAGTTTCCTATAACCGATTTGTAGAATTGAAAAAGCGTTGTTCAGTGCCTATGATACTGTTTCTTCAAATGCACTGTTTAGGTCAATGTACAGGGATCTCCTTTTTAGATTCTACCACTATTAAAGTATGTCATTATAAAAGAGAAAAGCAGAACAAAGTTTTTAAAAACACCGCAAAAAAAGGGAAAGGAACCATGGGGTGGTTCTTTGGTTTTAAACTTCATATTATTATCAATGAAAAGGGCGATATCGTTGACTTTTTAATTACGCAAGGTAATATAGATGACAGACAACCACTTAAAGATAAAGCCTTTCATAATCGTGTGTTTGGAAAAATATTTGCCGACAGAGGGTATGTAGGTAAAGAACTGTTTGAACAGCTTTTTGTAGATGGAATACATTTGGTTACAAAAATTAGAAAGAATATGAAAAATACTCTTATGCATATCTATGATAAAATTATGCTTAGAAAAAGGGCTGTTATTGAAAGTGTGAATGATATTTTGAAAAACGTATGTCAAATAGAGCACACAAGACACAGAAGCTTCGATAACTTTATCTTAAATTTAGTCGCAGGGTTAATCGCTTATTCGTTTTATCCAACTAAACCTAATATCAATATCGATAACTTACAAAGAATAGGATAA
- a CDS encoding type IV secretory system conjugative DNA transfer family protein: MSQPEVDDFMGRFLPEEYFDEYLSLMGASEEKTFQSIIMSLKSALEQLNTPVLRYVLEKDSLNFQELRSRPTALFIHCEEQRMPKLKFVLSILIKQLLEFAMKPKIAGQPYLPIQFIFEEFNAMHFDIENYLVVLRKKQCSIVIVIQDFSQLEKLGSSAMKTVLSNCVSRIIYPGVSPEVALWA, translated from the coding sequence GTGAGTCAACCAGAAGTTGATGATTTTATGGGACGTTTTTTACCAGAGGAGTATTTTGATGAATATCTATCGCTAATGGGAGCTTCTGAAGAAAAAACCTTCCAATCTATTATTATGTCCTTAAAGTCGGCTTTAGAGCAGCTTAATACCCCTGTATTACGTTATGTTTTAGAAAAAGATAGCTTAAATTTTCAGGAGTTGCGCTCTCGCCCTACAGCCCTGTTCATACATTGTGAAGAACAGCGAATGCCGAAGTTAAAATTTGTTTTGAGTATTCTAATCAAACAATTACTAGAGTTCGCCATGAAGCCTAAAATAGCAGGACAACCGTATTTACCCATTCAGTTTATTTTTGAGGAGTTTAACGCTATGCATTTTGATATTGAAAACTACCTTGTAGTGCTCCGTAAAAAGCAATGTTCTATTGTCATTGTAATTCAGGATTTTTCACAGCTAGAAAAGTTAGGTTCATCGGCTATGAAAACGGTACTTTCTAATTGTGTAAGTCGTATTATTTATCCTGGAGTAAGTCCCGAAGTGGCTTTATGGGCTTAA
- a CDS encoding 4'-phosphopantetheinyl transferase family protein translates to MIVVLYTYISESSHNRLLEKLSFFSDRFQQKVLKYRKWEDAQLSLLGRLLLKEGLENYFNSDYIDSDVEYMQYAKPYFKSKKYHFNISHSGNIAVCAISEKKDIGIDIEMIKSIDVEHFKNQMTNYELNKIEEGVKMNLERFYSYWTEKEAVIKSNSRGLHIPLKSFEIKSNKTTIDNEVYYVKELKIDSDYKCNIAFKKKDKCCSEHNDTYKLIHFKF, encoded by the coding sequence ATGATAGTAGTACTTTACACGTATATATCTGAATCCTCACATAATAGATTATTAGAAAAGTTGTCTTTTTTTTCTGATAGATTTCAACAAAAAGTTTTGAAATATAGAAAATGGGAAGATGCACAATTATCCTTATTAGGAAGGTTACTTTTAAAAGAAGGGCTTGAAAATTATTTTAATAGCGACTATATTGATTCCGATGTAGAATACATGCAGTACGCTAAACCTTATTTTAAATCAAAAAAATACCATTTTAATATATCGCATTCGGGGAATATAGCGGTATGTGCTATTTCAGAAAAAAAAGATATTGGAATTGATATTGAAATGATAAAAAGTATAGATGTAGAGCACTTTAAAAATCAAATGACCAATTATGAATTGAATAAAATTGAAGAAGGGGTAAAAATGAACTTAGAAAGGTTTTATAGTTATTGGACTGAGAAGGAAGCTGTAATTAAATCGAATAGCAGAGGGTTACACATTCCTTTGAAATCATTTGAAATAAAAAGTAATAAAACTACTATTGATAATGAAGTTTACTATGTTAAAGAACTCAAAATTGATAGTGATTATAAATGTAACATTGCGTTTAAAAAGAAAGATAAATGTTGCTCAGAACATAATGATACATACAAGTTAATTCATTTTAAATTTTAA
- a CDS encoding outer membrane beta-barrel family protein yields MNKYLCGILKFIWCYIRTIKIAKHETNFFLIVLTFFCIKKVSSQNIEIEGNILDKENIPIEYASVIAYKLPDSLLLGHATTNEAGKFKLIISANKIKKGATSLLKVDSYGFMPFSKELILDKDTNIGTVVLEDIGQLEEVVIRSEKKQVTIEGTEKSIDPSKNLLSQNGSAIEVLSQVPGVWINRDGELILNGKKGVTVMINGQPQILNTEGLNAVLRSIDAQSVKNILVNTLPSAKNDATGAAGTIDIKIQEKQSNGIDSNVSLATHFRNETNLLGSWNMRVKQNKWYIGTSIGFSNTSRLLDVDNIFWYRNNGLETDADIIQNQGFRNKNFNSTIKYEVNDKNVIGLLVNGFDNKTENPVVTTTHIRPINSEVFHFADSISITDSQNKERLKSISSGLFWKHDAENGNSLYLSTDYSVYNKSFDVEAQTSLSLYDTPQNILRDDVVNFSIPYDVSIFSSKLDYSIPLKEQHLLELGVKYSNTENNSRREFSFSSSPEISESSFDYNEDIFSVFTNYSGQKNFDKNITTVNYQLGLRLEHTNPDFNFSDSNLVTMSDYTRLFPSANLSLVFKSNNALTFGYNRRIQRPLYNELSPFVYYLSDYISREGNATLIPEDIHNFLVSYTFNKGKGNIELNYSHTLDKITQMPFQNAEDFSVILQNVNIQKRQNFSATGIFQNKINHWWKITNTISGVFDRYYQDDFEGSSLDMNKLSVSCNVVNNFSISKDLKAQITGLYLSPFIDGLYETSDYFMMSVGLKKSFLKDKLNLNLELQDIFNTYKDDVNVNFNSLQSRFIQKIDTRIFKISLTYNFKSGTKINKASEKQSNESEKSRVN; encoded by the coding sequence ATGAACAAGTATTTATGTGGCATTTTGAAGTTTATTTGGTGTTACATACGAACTATAAAAATAGCTAAACATGAAACTAATTTTTTTTTAATCGTCTTAACTTTTTTTTGCATAAAAAAAGTTTCTTCCCAAAATATAGAAATAGAGGGAAATATTTTAGATAAAGAAAATATACCAATAGAATATGCAAGTGTAATTGCGTATAAGCTTCCGGATAGTCTTTTATTAGGGCATGCTACAACCAATGAGGCGGGAAAATTTAAGTTAATTATAAGTGCAAATAAAATTAAAAAAGGAGCTACTTCTTTGCTTAAAGTTGACTCGTATGGATTTATGCCTTTTAGCAAAGAGCTGATATTGGATAAAGACACAAATATAGGAACGGTTGTACTTGAAGATATTGGACAACTGGAGGAAGTGGTAATTAGATCAGAAAAAAAACAAGTGACAATTGAAGGAACGGAAAAGTCCATTGATCCTTCTAAAAACCTCTTATCCCAAAACGGAAGTGCTATTGAAGTACTATCGCAGGTACCTGGTGTATGGATAAATCGCGATGGAGAGCTTATTCTTAATGGTAAAAAAGGAGTTACCGTAATGATTAACGGACAGCCACAAATTTTAAACACAGAGGGATTAAATGCTGTTTTAAGAAGTATCGATGCACAATCGGTAAAGAACATTCTTGTTAATACCTTACCTTCAGCAAAAAATGATGCTACGGGTGCTGCGGGTACCATAGATATTAAAATTCAAGAGAAGCAAAGCAACGGGATAGATAGCAATGTTTCACTAGCAACACACTTTAGAAATGAAACAAACTTGCTTGGGAGCTGGAATATGCGCGTAAAACAAAACAAATGGTATATAGGTACAAGCATAGGTTTTAGTAATACTTCGCGTTTGTTGGATGTAGATAATATATTCTGGTATAGAAATAATGGTTTAGAAACAGATGCTGATATTATTCAAAACCAAGGGTTCAGAAATAAGAATTTTAATAGCACGATCAAATATGAAGTTAATGATAAAAATGTAATAGGTTTACTCGTTAACGGTTTTGATAATAAAACTGAAAATCCAGTTGTAACAACCACTCATATTAGACCTATAAACTCAGAAGTCTTTCATTTTGCCGATTCCATTTCTATAACCGATTCACAAAATAAAGAGAGATTAAAAAGTATTTCCTCTGGACTATTTTGGAAGCATGATGCCGAAAATGGAAATTCACTTTATCTATCAACAGATTATTCTGTATACAATAAAAGTTTTGATGTTGAAGCGCAAACTTCGTTAAGTTTATATGATACTCCTCAAAATATTTTACGCGATGATGTAGTTAACTTTAGCATTCCTTATGATGTTTCTATCTTTTCTTCTAAACTAGACTATTCTATTCCTCTTAAAGAGCAACATTTATTAGAATTAGGAGTAAAGTATAGTAATACGGAAAATAATAGCCGTAGGGAATTTAGTTTTTCTTCATCTCCTGAAATTAGTGAAAGTAGTTTTGATTATAACGAAGATATTTTTTCGGTATTTACTAATTATAGTGGGCAAAAGAATTTTGATAAGAATATAACAACAGTTAATTATCAGTTAGGACTTCGATTGGAACATACCAATCCTGATTTTAATTTTTCTGACTCTAATTTGGTTACAATGTCTGACTATACAAGATTGTTCCCTAGTGCGAATTTAAGTCTTGTGTTTAAATCAAATAATGCATTAACTTTTGGTTATAATAGACGTATTCAACGTCCGTTATATAACGAGTTAAGTCCTTTTGTATATTATTTAAGTGACTATATTTCTAGAGAAGGAAATGCTACGCTAATTCCTGAAGATATTCATAATTTTTTGGTGAGTTATACTTTTAATAAAGGTAAAGGAAATATAGAATTAAACTACTCGCATACTCTTGACAAAATCACACAAATGCCTTTCCAAAATGCTGAAGATTTTAGCGTAATACTTCAAAACGTTAATATTCAAAAAAGACAAAACTTTTCAGCAACAGGAATTTTTCAAAATAAAATAAATCATTGGTGGAAAATAACCAATACTATTTCAGGTGTCTTTGATAGATATTATCAAGATGATTTTGAAGGTAGTAGTTTAGATATGAATAAGTTAAGTGTGAGTTGTAATGTGGTGAATAATTTTTCAATTTCAAAAGATTTAAAAGCACAGATTACAGGTTTATACTTATCTCCTTTTATTGATGGATTATATGAAACAAGTGATTATTTTATGATGTCAGTAGGTTTGAAAAAGTCCTTTTTAAAAGATAAATTAAATTTGAATCTAGAGTTGCAAGATATTTTTAACACATATAAAGATGATGTTAATGTAAACTTTAATTCACTTCAAAGCAGATTCATTCAAAAAATTGATACTCGAATTTTTAAAATTTCGTTAACGTATAATTTTAAATCAGGAACAAAAATTAATAAAGCATCTGAAAAACAAAGTAATGAAAGCGAGAAAAGTAGAGTAAATTAA
- a CDS encoding GNAT family N-acetyltransferase — translation MIELETQRLLLRQWKPTDIDAYTSICQDPKVMKYLGGKTFSKLEAWRHMAFLVGHWHLKGYGHWAVEEKESKKLIGRVGYLYPEDYPGFEIGWTLSSDFWGKGYAFEAAVKALNYAFESLEQKEVISLIHPENEASIKLSKKLGQSYLRDQKVMGYDVKVYGINQEDWRKMQN, via the coding sequence ATGATTGAATTAGAAACACAAAGACTCTTATTGAGACAGTGGAAACCAACGGATATTGATGCTTATACAAGTATTTGTCAAGATCCAAAAGTAATGAAATACTTGGGGGGTAAAACCTTTTCCAAATTAGAAGCATGGAGACACATGGCATTTTTAGTAGGACATTGGCACTTGAAAGGATACGGTCATTGGGCTGTAGAAGAAAAAGAATCTAAAAAGTTGATAGGAAGAGTTGGGTATTTATACCCAGAAGATTATCCAGGTTTTGAAATAGGTTGGACTTTATCTAGCGATTTCTGGGGAAAGGGATATGCTTTTGAAGCCGCTGTTAAAGCTCTTAATTATGCCTTTGAAAGCTTGGAACAAAAAGAAGTTATCAGTTTAATTCATCCCGAAAACGAGGCATCTATAAAATTATCTAAAAAATTAGGACAGTCGTATCTAAGAGATCAGAAGGTTATGGGCTATGACGTTAAAGTTTATGGCATAAACCAAGAAGACTGGAGAAAAATGCAAAACTAA